From Vicingus serpentipes, the proteins below share one genomic window:
- a CDS encoding regulatory protein RecX, translating to MQIKTKKIDYQKALEKAMRYCVYQERCVLDVENRLLAWGLSKSDWDKLIDALIDQDFLNENRYVEDYVRGKFLIKKWGRNKIKAGLLQKKIRGAEVEKNLSDIDEEDYKKTIKYLIEKKKALLNQKDDLELRDKLYRYLLSKGYESEIVVSELKINNLSQ from the coding sequence ATGCAGATTAAAACTAAAAAAATAGATTATCAAAAAGCGCTTGAAAAAGCTATGCGATACTGTGTTTATCAAGAGCGTTGTGTTTTAGATGTTGAAAATCGACTCTTGGCTTGGGGTTTATCTAAATCAGATTGGGATAAATTAATAGATGCATTAATAGACCAAGACTTTTTAAATGAAAATAGATATGTTGAAGACTACGTTAGAGGAAAGTTTTTAATTAAAAAGTGGGGAAGAAATAAAATTAAAGCTGGGTTACTCCAAAAAAAGATAAGAGGGGCTGAAGTTGAGAAGAATTTGAGCGATATTGATGAAGAAGATTATAAAAAAACAATCAAATATTTAATTGAAAAGAAAAAAGCACTTTTAAATCAAAAAGACGATTTAGAACTTAGAGATAAACTATATCGTTATCTTCTTTCTAAAGGCTATGAATCTGAAATTGTAGTAAGTGAGTTGAAGATTAATAATCTTTCGCAATAA
- a CDS encoding MBL fold metallo-hydrolase, with translation MITIHHFTFNGFQENTYLLYDETKECVIIDPGCYSNTEQQELVDFIEKEGLKPVKLLNTHCHIDHILGNNFVSKTFNIGLEMHEKDLPTLHTTTEYGHLYGFTVDQSPEPTNFLNEGDIISFGNSTLDILFVPGHAPGHIVFVNHEQKFAINGDVLFYGSIGRTDLPGGDHQTLINSIKTKIFALPNDFTIYTGHGPATTIGFEKANNPFLQ, from the coding sequence ATGATAACTATACACCACTTTACTTTTAACGGATTTCAGGAAAACACTTACCTTTTGTATGACGAAACAAAAGAATGTGTAATTATTGATCCGGGCTGCTACTCTAATACCGAACAACAAGAATTAGTTGACTTCATTGAAAAAGAAGGCTTAAAACCTGTTAAGTTATTAAATACGCATTGCCATATCGACCATATTTTAGGTAACAATTTTGTTTCAAAAACATTTAATATTGGGTTGGAAATGCATGAAAAAGACTTACCAACATTGCATACTACTACCGAATATGGTCATTTGTATGGCTTTACAGTTGATCAATCTCCTGAACCAACTAATTTCTTAAATGAAGGCGATATAATTTCTTTTGGAAACAGTACTTTAGACATTCTTTTTGTACCTGGACATGCTCCCGGACATATTGTTTTTGTTAATCATGAGCAAAAGTTTGCCATAAACGGAGATGTTTTATTTTATGGAAGCATTGGTAGAACCGATTTGCCTGGTGGTGACCACCAAACATTAATAAATAGCATTAAAACCAAAATATTTGCTTTGCCTAACGACTTTACAATTTATACAGGTCATGGCCCGGCTACTACTATAGGATTTGAAAAAGCTAACAACCCTTTTTTACAATAA